CTGTCGAAAGGCAGCGAGTTGCATAGATGGGGCCTGACTTTGTTGGTCGAACAATTTATTATCTTGATATTTATGATTCTATTGTGGAACTGCTGCCATGCCTTTGCCCTGCTTCCGTAACGCCGTGCTTCCCAATCATAAAAACAAATGAACGCGATTCCCAACCACTGGCCCCGCTTCTATTTCAGTATCGTCTGAGCCCCTCTGGCTTCCAAGAATTGCTCCCCTACGCCATTGGGCAGAGATCGAATCATCCCAAACACCTCCCGGTTGTGATACTTTAGTCTCGTCTTGGGGTCAATGTATGGTGCTGGTAGACCAGTGACGTCGCAGTACCGCTTCTGTGGAGCTAGACTTGGAGCGCCTTCGATGTTGGTGTATGTTGGGATTGGGGCAGAGGACGTGGCTCCGTTGCCGTTTCCATTAccttgcttgttgttgttgttgttgtttaaTGACTTTTCCAGCACCAGCTTCGACAAGCTCCTCGACGcctgggcgaggttgggtTGAAGGctgttgccgccgctgctggcAGGTGTAGACGTCCCACTCGTTGAGAGGCCGTCGTCGTTTTGGTCTTTTGGAGTCGCGGCGCCGCTGGCGTCTTGGGGGGTAGCGATCACGGAAGCTTCCTTCTTTTGGGCGTCGCCGAGAATGGTCTTGATGTTCTTGTTGCGGCGCTGGTTGGGGCGCCAGTGTGGGTTGCGGAAGGTCTTGTGGATGGAGTGGATGTCGAGTTGCTCGAGGAGGGCTGTGTGGGCTGCTTGCGCGGCGAGGACTTCGGGGTTCTGTGATGCCATGGTTATGATAGTGATGCTGGAGAGCTGATGGGTGAGTGGCGGCGGGCTGTGGTCAGCGATCAATGGCGAGCCAACTTCTGGAACAAGTGCTGGGAGCTTCAAGTGTTGGAACCTCTGCCGCGTCTGACCGCTTTTGCTGTTCGCACTGTTGACGCGCTCCAGAAAGCGTGCCCCGCCAAACACTTTGTGGGGGTGGGGCTGTACGTTATGCTTCGCCCATTCAAGTCATTATTACCACGAAAGCCATCAATTTTGGAGTGACAGAGCTGTGATAACCCTCAAGATGGTACGTTCTCATATATATTTCCTTATGATATGGACTAACAAGCAACAGGAAAGTCCACACGAGCATCAGCAGAACCTCCTGCTGTCGCGCATTATCACCAATGTCGTAAGTCAACTTAGGTACATGGCAAGCAGACAGCACATACTCATGGATATACAGGAGAAACTGAACGAGTCCATTCTTGTCATGAACAAGACCCTTCAAGTAGGACATCATATTCCAAAATCACTGCTTAATATCAAGCTAATCGGCTGGTAGGACATCAACATTCAGAACATGAACATTGAGCTGGTAGCCCAAATGTTCAAGAATTACCAGTCCAATGtccttttccatctcgaGGGTAAGCTCTCATGATTTTAAAGGGTCACATGCAACTGTGAACTGTACTAACACCGGTACAGCTACGGACAACTTGAAAGACCCGGCGTGAAGTAACCTGCGAAGAGTTGCAATGGGTTGAGTAACAAGGCTAGTGTCCATGGCAAGCTCATCATGTTGATGTCAGGAAGCATTTTACAGCGGCGTTtaggaatactatatttcTAGACTGTTCTGAGTGCCAAAGTCGATATATTCATCATCTATAGTTTTGATGACTTTCTGTAAGTGCCTACAACAACCGCACGGTGCATCTCCGAATTCCAACTGTATCAGCACGGTGCGGCGCGCATCCCTGACAGCTCCCGGCAGCGGCAAGCTCGAGGCGGATGGCGGCGTTGCGCACTGGACTTACAACTTCCCATCTTGCTCTTTGGCAAAGCAATAATATCTCTTTTACTAGCAACCAGTTTTCCAAGTACGTTACATCCGGTCCAGAATCATACCAAAATCCCCTCGAGAATTTCTACCAAActcgtcaacatcatcaccagaaACCTTACGTTGCGCGCTTCCGTACACCTGCCATCTGCGACTCGCAGCAATGGCGCCCTCGGCAATGGAAGGGGTTGTCAGCACACGGGATGCCTGGATgaccctcccaccaccgacaTTGCACCCGGTCAAGGAAGCCAGATTCGAGAAATACCTCGAGCCACAAACAGACGGCCGCAAGCGCGCCCTAGCCTTGCCTCAAGGGCAGGCCGCGATTGTCATTGATAATGGTATGCCAGCTTGCTTTGCtgtccccaacaccaagaccaagattgCTAACATGTcaattgtttttttttgtcgtAGGCTCCTACAATGTCCGCGCAGGCTGGTCCTTCGAGGACAAACCCCGATTGTCCATCCCCCCGATCATGTCCAAGTACCGAGATCGCAAGTTAGCCAAGACCTTTTCGTTCGCCGGCCAGGACTGCTACGCCGACACCACTGCGAGGGGACATATCCGCAATGCGTTCGAGGCCGGGACTGGCATCGTAAGCAACTGGGATGTGATGGAGCATGTTTTGGACCACATCTTCATCAAGCTTGGCATGAatggggtggagggcggGATTGATATGCCTATTGTTATGACGGAAGCTGTCGCCAACTTTCCATACTCGAGGAAATGTTTGtgttttccccccttctATCTTGATACTGTTGTTGTGCTGACACTTTCCAGCCATGGCTGAAATCATCTTTGAGTGCTACCAAGCACCAAGTCTCGTCACTGGCATCGACTCTCTCTTCTCATACCGCCACAACAAGGGCGACACAGGCCTTGTCGTATCCTCATCATACAGCTCAACCCATCTCATTCCTATCTACAACCAA
This window of the Podospora pseudoanserina strain CBS 124.78 chromosome 3, whole genome shotgun sequence genome carries:
- a CDS encoding hypothetical protein (BUSCO:EOG09264I14; COG:S; EggNog:ENOG503P226) is translated as MASQNPEVLAAQAAHTALLEQLDIHSIHKTFRNPHWRPNQRRNKNIKTILGDAQKKEASVIATPQDASGAATPKDQNDDGLSTSGTSTPASSGGNSLQPNLAQASRSLSKLVLEKSLNNNNNNKQGNGNGNGATSSAPIPTYTNIEGAPSLAPQKRYCDVTGLPAPYIDPKTRLKYHNREVFGMIRSLPNGVGEQFLEARGAQTILK
- the DAD4 gene encoding DASH complex subunit dad4 (EggNog:ENOG503P5Z2; COG:S), producing MESPHEHQQNLLLSRIITNVEKLNESILVMNKTLQDINIQNMNIELVAQMFKNYQSNVLFHLEATDNLKDPA